The following are encoded in a window of Nibricoccus aquaticus genomic DNA:
- a CDS encoding extracellular solute-binding protein: protein MRLAPVARLLFLLGVFALTAPFRGLAAEAGGRVVEIEIPIQPAAYGTAFFDETAREFEKLRPGVRVRIAGDIRNDDKVQIRAMGGDFPDATDARLLYDTLIPAGKVRDLAPYLDGPNWEGDGAWRESFLPGVLGRWTRTDGVYAVPYTHAVWVVFYNEALFARHGWTPPKTWDEFFSLSEKVRATGLAPLTLPGVYMRYGDAFWQAALFSLAGAEGYRAYQQLAPGIFTDPRFVRAAGVLQRISRETLLNGWEGMTHTAAQQAFLDGKSAMTISATWMVSEMRGKIPDGFQLGAFNMPSFPDGAGPMGAVQARSAYFFMFATGDAERERATVDFFRFLTSRERVRAFAQRFDAPVALRAVRPDDYASPALRQIAEFVERAPAVVDAAPPASAAFLSFVSQGLNDARFQLMTGRITPEEFGARLERAAKGERERAREPDRVEVKHAGKALALCGLLVAVMLWLGWRARGGRKTESRRKADPAGGGVGRLRAPLAAGFVGPSLVLFGAFVILPALASITWAFTRWDGFTGQTWAGLLNFKWLLLESDTFWFALKNNLYLMIVPTLAVVPMALFFAAMIHRGVWGGGFFRAVFLFPNLLGGIAATLLWMNAYDPHGGLINAGLVKIGVWAGSEWLQSFAGYAWLSQANLYHALIPIYLWMACGFNLVLYLAAMQGISHELYEAAELDGASEWRQFFSITLPQIREVLAISAVFIVIAGLNTFEMIWLLTSQDPTSGTHVLSTLMVSTMFKEFQIGRATAIAVVMFVLVLAGSAVLLRVMRNREEG, encoded by the coding sequence ATGCGCCTCGCGCCGGTCGCCCGGCTTCTTTTTCTCCTCGGTGTTTTCGCACTGACCGCACCGTTTCGCGGCCTGGCGGCGGAGGCGGGCGGGCGCGTGGTTGAAATCGAGATACCGATCCAGCCAGCGGCTTACGGCACGGCGTTTTTCGACGAGACAGCCCGGGAGTTCGAGAAACTCCGGCCCGGCGTGCGCGTGCGGATCGCGGGCGACATCCGCAATGACGACAAGGTCCAGATTCGCGCGATGGGCGGCGATTTTCCCGACGCGACCGATGCGCGCCTGCTCTACGACACGCTGATCCCGGCGGGCAAAGTCCGCGATCTCGCGCCGTATCTCGACGGACCGAACTGGGAAGGCGATGGCGCGTGGCGGGAGTCGTTTCTGCCGGGAGTGCTGGGTCGGTGGACGCGGACTGACGGCGTTTACGCAGTGCCGTACACGCATGCGGTGTGGGTGGTTTTCTACAACGAAGCGCTCTTCGCGCGGCATGGCTGGACGCCGCCGAAAACGTGGGACGAGTTTTTCTCCCTCAGCGAAAAGGTCCGCGCCACCGGCCTCGCGCCGCTGACGCTGCCCGGCGTGTATATGCGCTACGGTGATGCGTTCTGGCAGGCGGCGCTGTTCAGCCTCGCGGGCGCGGAGGGTTATCGCGCGTACCAGCAACTCGCGCCGGGGATTTTCACCGATCCGCGTTTCGTGCGCGCGGCGGGCGTGCTCCAGCGGATCAGCCGCGAAACGCTGCTCAACGGCTGGGAAGGCATGACGCACACGGCGGCGCAGCAGGCGTTTCTCGATGGGAAATCCGCGATGACGATCAGCGCGACGTGGATGGTGAGCGAGATGCGCGGGAAAATTCCCGACGGGTTTCAGCTCGGCGCGTTTAACATGCCGTCGTTCCCCGACGGAGCGGGTCCGATGGGCGCGGTGCAGGCGCGGAGCGCTTATTTTTTTATGTTCGCGACGGGCGATGCGGAGCGCGAGCGGGCGACGGTGGATTTCTTCCGCTTCCTGACGTCGCGGGAACGCGTGCGGGCATTTGCGCAGCGGTTCGATGCGCCGGTGGCATTGCGCGCGGTGCGACCTGACGACTATGCGTCACCGGCGCTGCGGCAGATCGCGGAGTTCGTCGAGCGCGCGCCTGCTGTCGTGGACGCTGCGCCGCCGGCGAGTGCGGCGTTTTTGAGTTTTGTGTCACAGGGGCTTAACGACGCGCGTTTCCAGCTCATGACCGGGCGCATCACGCCGGAGGAATTTGGAGCGCGGCTCGAACGCGCGGCGAAAGGCGAACGTGAGCGCGCGCGGGAACCGGATCGCGTGGAAGTGAAACACGCGGGCAAGGCGCTCGCGTTGTGTGGGCTCCTGGTGGCGGTGATGTTGTGGCTGGGCTGGCGGGCGCGTGGCGGGCGGAAGACGGAATCGCGGCGTAAAGCAGATCCAGCGGGCGGAGGAGTCGGGCGGCTGCGCGCGCCGCTGGCGGCGGGATTTGTGGGGCCGTCGCTGGTGTTGTTTGGCGCGTTCGTGATCCTGCCCGCGCTGGCCTCGATCACGTGGGCGTTCACGCGTTGGGATGGTTTCACCGGGCAGACGTGGGCGGGGCTTTTGAATTTCAAATGGCTGCTGCTGGAGAGCGACACGTTCTGGTTCGCGCTCAAAAATAACCTCTACCTCATGATCGTGCCGACGCTGGCGGTGGTGCCGATGGCGTTGTTCTTCGCGGCGATGATCCATCGCGGTGTGTGGGGCGGAGGTTTTTTCCGCGCGGTATTTTTGTTTCCCAATCTGCTCGGTGGCATCGCGGCGACGCTGCTCTGGATGAACGCCTATGATCCGCACGGCGGGCTGATCAACGCGGGGCTGGTGAAGATCGGCGTGTGGGCGGGGAGCGAGTGGCTGCAATCGTTTGCCGGATACGCGTGGCTCTCGCAGGCGAATCTCTATCATGCGCTGATCCCGATCTACCTGTGGATGGCGTGCGGCTTTAATCTAGTGCTCTACCTGGCGGCGATGCAGGGGATCAGCCACGAGTTGTACGAAGCGGCGGAGCTGGATGGCGCGTCGGAGTGGCGGCAGTTTTTCTCGATCACGCTGCCGCAGATCCGTGAGGTGCTGGCGATATCGGCGGTATTCATCGTGATCGCGGGGTTGAACACGTTTGAGATGATCTGGTTGCTGACGTCGCAAGATCCGACGAGCGGCACGCATGTGCTGAGCACGCTGATGGTCTCGACGATGTTCAAGGAATTCCAGATCGGCCGGGCGACGGCGATCGCGGTCGTGATGTTCGTCCTCGTGCTGGCGGGCTCGGCGGTGCTGCTGCGGGTGATGCGAAACCGGGAGGAAGGTTGA
- a CDS encoding carbohydrate ABC transporter permease: MSEEQKNFSRGRGFSLSRGLIFAVLCGYLVWVVYPVFWVAYSSLKPDAEIFRDAFALPSVDALMWENYARAWREARFGDYFFNSVLVTGVSVAAIVLLGAMAAYALSRFYHPLGKFTYWLFLAGLMIPVQLSIVPLFFELRALGLLDSRLGLILVYTANGLPFAIFILAGFFRALPASLYEAAVVDGCSEAGAFWRVMLPLARPGLVTVGIFQFIGIWKEYFFAFMFTSGGGEGAARTLPLGLANLSLTAQYRSEYGSLFAGVIVVTIPILILYLLMQKQLVKGITAGALKG; this comes from the coding sequence ATGAGCGAAGAGCAGAAAAATTTCTCACGAGGACGCGGCTTTTCGCTTTCGCGCGGGCTCATCTTTGCCGTGCTTTGCGGGTATTTGGTGTGGGTGGTTTATCCGGTGTTCTGGGTGGCGTACTCGTCGCTCAAGCCGGATGCGGAGATTTTTCGGGATGCGTTCGCGTTGCCGTCGGTCGATGCGCTCATGTGGGAGAATTATGCGCGGGCGTGGCGGGAGGCGCGGTTTGGGGATTACTTTTTCAACAGCGTGCTCGTGACGGGAGTTTCAGTCGCGGCGATCGTGCTGCTTGGGGCGATGGCGGCGTATGCGCTGAGCCGGTTTTATCATCCGTTGGGGAAATTCACGTACTGGCTGTTTCTGGCGGGGCTGATGATTCCGGTGCAGTTGAGCATCGTGCCGCTGTTCTTCGAGCTGCGGGCGTTGGGGCTGCTGGATTCGCGGCTGGGGTTGATCCTGGTGTACACGGCTAACGGGCTGCCGTTTGCGATCTTCATCCTCGCGGGGTTTTTCCGGGCACTGCCGGCGTCGCTTTATGAGGCGGCGGTGGTGGATGGGTGCAGCGAGGCGGGGGCGTTCTGGCGGGTGATGCTGCCGCTGGCGCGGCCGGGTCTGGTGACGGTGGGGATTTTCCAGTTCATCGGGATCTGGAAGGAGTATTTTTTCGCGTTCATGTTCACCTCGGGCGGTGGCGAGGGGGCGGCGCGGACGTTGCCGCTGGGGCTGGCGAATCTGTCGCTGACGGCGCAGTACCGGAGTGAATACGGGTCTCTTTTCGCGGGCGTGATCGTGGTCACGATCCCGATTTTGATCCTGTATCTGCTCATGCAGAAGCAGCTGGTGAAGGGGAT